The following proteins come from a genomic window of Achromobacter deleyi:
- a CDS encoding TonB-dependent siderophore receptor has translation MAFRLQSTRARQSGQGARLAALTFALAAAFAAAPPARAQAAQQATAHDFHIAAGQLDQALNAFAKAGGITVSFRPEDAAGQTTRGLQGSYTIDAGLAQLLAGTGLSAEPQPGQGYVVRPPRAASANTMEAIQVSADWLGTGLENSVQTFGGARTLLRSDDINNSGATNVADALRRVPGVQISGSTSASGSSVGLHVGIRGLNPRNSFRTTMLLDGIPMAMAPYGQPNLVMSPTSLGNIESIDVVRGGGAVRYGPQNVGGVINFKTRSIPNTSGLTADASARYNIFSHGGTNTQYTGFLGTQFDNGLGVALMYSGMDGEQWRDSSHDRYNDVALKWRFALTPTSEIYGKFAHYDVKSMTPGGLTVAQYRDDPFQNTRPTDYWKGQRDQVDVGYLNSLSDTQEFEVRVYHYDSSRQSSLINTATGRNDFQPRNNQVLGIEPRYTQRVEWGPTTHDITVGYRYIRETGQDRRYSESLATGRQVGVTQVFDNETEAHSIYLDDRIAFGNWRLTPGVRYERIHSNRNPSGTPDDTPFDVRNNRALPSLNVAYLVDDALTLYTNYSTSFGAVQYTQLNSMSATNPLNPEVAKTLEAGLRYSGEQVHTEFTAFNLRFDNQILSIPGTNPAVFRNLGATTHNGVEFAIDYDFDKAGPLAGLNVYANYTYVRAIQKSGEFEGNDVPFYSRQTGTLGGRYSLRDWTFNVFTTMQSGQYSDTANTERETADASNGRVPGFSVWNAQLSYKIPQWKGSELAFGVNNVFDRRYYTRNVDSNAGRMVGAPRMVYVQARLAY, from the coding sequence GTGGCCTTTCGACTCCAATCCACCCGCGCCCGCCAATCGGGACAAGGCGCCCGCCTGGCGGCGCTGACCTTCGCCCTGGCGGCCGCCTTCGCGGCGGCGCCGCCGGCCCGGGCCCAGGCGGCGCAACAGGCCACGGCGCACGACTTCCACATCGCCGCGGGACAACTCGACCAGGCCCTGAACGCCTTTGCCAAGGCGGGCGGCATCACGGTGTCGTTCCGCCCCGAGGACGCGGCCGGCCAGACCACCCGCGGCCTGCAGGGCAGCTACACCATCGACGCCGGCCTGGCGCAACTGCTGGCCGGCACCGGCCTGAGCGCGGAACCGCAGCCGGGCCAGGGCTACGTGGTTCGCCCGCCGCGCGCCGCCAGCGCCAACACCATGGAAGCGATCCAGGTCAGCGCCGACTGGCTTGGCACCGGTCTTGAAAACAGCGTCCAGACCTTCGGCGGCGCCCGCACCCTGCTGCGCAGCGACGACATCAACAACAGCGGCGCGACCAACGTGGCCGACGCCCTGCGGCGCGTGCCCGGGGTGCAGATCAGCGGCAGCACCAGCGCCAGCGGCAGCTCGGTGGGCCTGCACGTCGGCATCCGCGGCCTGAACCCGCGCAACTCGTTCCGCACCACCATGCTGCTGGACGGCATCCCGATGGCCATGGCGCCCTATGGCCAGCCGAACCTGGTGATGTCGCCGACCAGCCTGGGCAACATCGAGTCGATCGACGTGGTGCGCGGCGGCGGCGCGGTGCGCTACGGCCCGCAGAACGTGGGCGGCGTCATCAACTTCAAGACGCGCTCGATCCCCAACACCAGCGGCCTGACCGCCGACGCCTCGGCGCGCTACAACATCTTCAGCCACGGCGGCACCAACACCCAGTACACCGGCTTTCTCGGCACGCAGTTCGACAACGGCCTGGGCGTGGCGCTGATGTATTCGGGCATGGACGGCGAGCAATGGCGCGACAGCAGCCACGACCGCTACAACGACGTGGCGCTCAAGTGGCGCTTCGCGCTGACCCCGACCTCGGAAATCTACGGCAAGTTCGCCCACTACGACGTCAAGTCCATGACGCCGGGCGGCCTGACCGTGGCCCAGTACCGCGACGATCCGTTCCAGAACACCCGGCCCACCGACTACTGGAAAGGGCAGCGCGACCAGGTCGACGTCGGCTACCTGAACTCGCTCTCGGACACGCAGGAATTCGAGGTGCGCGTCTACCACTACGACAGTTCGCGCCAGAGCTCGCTGATCAACACCGCCACCGGCCGCAACGACTTCCAGCCGCGCAACAACCAGGTGCTGGGCATCGAGCCGCGCTATACCCAGCGCGTCGAATGGGGCCCGACCACGCATGACATCACCGTCGGCTACCGCTACATCCGCGAGACCGGCCAGGATCGGCGTTATTCGGAATCGCTGGCGACCGGCCGGCAGGTCGGCGTCACGCAGGTCTTCGACAACGAGACCGAGGCCCACTCGATCTACCTGGACGACCGCATCGCGTTCGGCAACTGGCGCCTGACGCCGGGCGTGCGCTACGAGCGCATCCACAGCAACCGCAATCCCAGCGGCACCCCCGACGACACGCCGTTCGACGTGCGCAACAACCGCGCGCTGCCGTCGCTGAACGTCGCCTACCTGGTCGACGACGCGCTCACGCTGTACACCAACTACAGCACCTCGTTCGGCGCCGTGCAGTACACCCAGCTGAACTCGATGTCGGCGACCAACCCGCTGAACCCCGAGGTCGCCAAGACGCTGGAGGCCGGCCTGCGCTATTCGGGCGAACAGGTCCATACCGAATTCACCGCGTTCAATCTGCGCTTCGACAACCAGATCCTGTCGATCCCCGGCACCAATCCGGCCGTGTTCCGCAACCTGGGCGCCACCACGCACAACGGCGTGGAGTTCGCGATCGACTACGACTTCGACAAGGCCGGCCCGCTCGCCGGGCTGAACGTCTACGCCAACTACACCTACGTGCGCGCCATCCAGAAGTCCGGCGAATTCGAGGGCAACGACGTGCCGTTCTATTCGCGCCAGACCGGCACGCTGGGCGGGCGCTACAGCCTGCGCGACTGGACCTTCAACGTCTTCACCACGATGCAGAGCGGCCAATACTCCGACACCGCCAACACCGAACGCGAGACCGCCGATGCCAGCAATGGCCGCGTGCCGGGCTTCAGCGTCTGGAACGCCCAGCTCAGCTACAAGATTCCGCAATGGAAGGGCAGCGAACTGGCGTTCGGCGTGAACAACGTGTTCGACCGCCGCTATTACACCCGCAACGTCGACAGCAACGCCGGCCGCATGGTCGGCGCGCCGCGCATGGTCTACGTGCAGGCGCGCCTGGCGTACTGA
- a CDS encoding FecR family protein, whose translation MNISRYFTCAAEALEREADTWVRRIQSGQATRRDALALREWCARSDAHAAAFERARRAWAELGAAGREFRAVHPRTAPAPSGRRRFLRMGLAGVGTATAAVALAPLGWWSTLAGLGADYSTGVGEQRTVEWGGQAVVELDAHTRMNVSDGQRRLALLEGQAAISCPQAQQALTVSAGAGEMVVGGATVGLRRIGDSVTVTCLSGQVAIRHPRAELALRAGQQASYDADAVMTPVRADLEQAMGWREGVLVFRDMPLADAVAEINRYRPGRILVLGDALAARRVSGRFQIARLDLAIDRISEAFGAHVSTLPKGVVVLS comes from the coding sequence ATGAACATCAGCCGTTATTTCACCTGCGCCGCCGAGGCGCTGGAGCGCGAGGCCGACACCTGGGTGCGGCGCATCCAGTCCGGCCAGGCCACCCGCCGCGACGCCCTGGCGCTGCGCGAATGGTGCGCGCGCAGCGACGCGCACGCCGCGGCCTTCGAACGGGCGCGCCGCGCCTGGGCCGAACTGGGCGCGGCGGGCCGCGAGTTCCGCGCCGTCCACCCGCGCACGGCGCCGGCCCCGTCCGGACGCCGGCGATTCCTGCGCATGGGCCTGGCGGGCGTGGGCACGGCCACCGCCGCGGTCGCGTTGGCGCCGCTGGGATGGTGGTCGACGCTGGCCGGACTGGGCGCGGACTACAGCACCGGCGTGGGCGAGCAGCGCACCGTCGAGTGGGGCGGGCAGGCCGTGGTCGAACTGGATGCGCACACGCGCATGAATGTCTCGGACGGGCAACGGCGCCTGGCGCTGCTGGAAGGGCAGGCCGCCATCAGTTGCCCGCAGGCGCAACAGGCCCTGACCGTGTCGGCCGGCGCGGGCGAGATGGTGGTGGGTGGGGCGACGGTGGGGCTGCGCCGCATCGGCGACAGCGTCACGGTGACCTGCCTGTCGGGCCAGGTGGCGATCCGCCACCCGCGCGCCGAGCTGGCGCTGCGGGCCGGGCAGCAGGCCAGCTACGACGCCGACGCCGTGATGACGCCGGTGCGCGCCGACCTGGAACAGGCCATGGGCTGGCGCGAGGGCGTGCTGGTGTTCCGCGACATGCCGCTGGCCGACGCGGTGGCCGAGATCAACCGCTATCGGCCGGGCCGCATCCTGGTGCTGGGCGACGCGCTGGCGGCGCGGCGGGTCAGCGGGCGGTTCCAGATCGCGCGGCTGGACCTGGCGATCGACCGCATCAGCGAGGCCTTCGGCGCGCACGTCAGCACGCTGCCCAAGGGCGTGGTGGTCCTGAGCTGA
- a CDS encoding alpha/beta hydrolase, with protein MRESAIPEPTERTARAPPAGGWPLLAWAHGTVGIADVCAPSFAGRGDRDTRYLDYWLDQGYAIVATDYQGLGTPGAHPYAHVRSEAYSILDSIRAVQKHYPVSARTVLIGQSQGGGAVVATATFAKDYAPELDIAGAVGTGVNLSARDYAAPMNNTKRVAYFLVYLNAIQLVDPAIKPEEYVSDKALPAFELTRTACFPQVEQRARFDHLDKDNSFRQDLSAITRKLAGVKHPPTLHTEIPIFWGTGGKDTDVFPEAQQSGVTTACAAGSRVEWHVYPGFDHSATVNGSLPDSTAFIKRAFAGEQIEGNCTTPPTLPAPGPAS; from the coding sequence TTGCGCGAGTCCGCCATCCCGGAACCGACTGAAAGAACTGCCCGCGCGCCGCCGGCCGGCGGTTGGCCGCTGCTCGCCTGGGCCCATGGCACCGTCGGCATCGCCGACGTCTGCGCCCCGTCCTTTGCCGGGCGCGGGGACCGCGACACGCGCTATCTCGACTATTGGCTGGACCAGGGCTACGCGATCGTCGCCACCGACTACCAGGGCCTCGGCACCCCGGGCGCGCATCCTTACGCGCACGTGCGGTCCGAGGCCTACAGCATCCTGGACAGCATTCGCGCCGTCCAGAAGCATTACCCGGTCTCCGCGCGCACGGTGCTGATCGGGCAATCGCAAGGCGGCGGCGCGGTGGTGGCGACGGCCACCTTCGCCAAGGACTACGCCCCCGAACTCGATATCGCCGGCGCCGTCGGCACCGGCGTGAACCTGTCGGCGCGCGACTACGCGGCGCCGATGAACAACACCAAGCGGGTCGCCTATTTCCTGGTGTACCTGAACGCGATCCAGCTGGTCGATCCCGCCATCAAGCCGGAGGAATACGTGTCCGACAAGGCCCTGCCGGCGTTCGAGCTGACCCGCACGGCGTGCTTTCCGCAGGTCGAGCAGCGGGCCCGCTTCGATCACCTGGACAAGGACAACAGCTTCCGCCAGGATCTCTCGGCCATCACGCGCAAGCTGGCCGGCGTCAAGCATCCGCCCACCCTGCACACGGAGATCCCCATTTTCTGGGGCACCGGCGGCAAGGACACCGACGTCTTCCCCGAAGCGCAGCAGTCCGGCGTGACGACGGCCTGCGCGGCGGGCAGCCGCGTCGAATGGCACGTCTATCCGGGGTTCGACCACTCCGCCACGGTGAACGGATCGCTGCCCGACTCCACCGCCTTCATCAAACGCGCCTTCGCGGGCGAACAGATCGAGGGCAATTGCACGACGCCGCCAACGCTGCCGGCCCCCGGTCCGGCCTCCTGA
- a CDS encoding RNA polymerase sigma factor yields MDVGLAALRKSLVTHYDRLKRRLAARLGNDELASDALQDVYLKLDAVAAPDSVRQPEAYLYRMAFHIAVDYARSGDERLTSAETDEILGLTPDSAPGPAQITEDRQTLQVLLAALERLPVRQRDILLAHRLDGTPQKDLALRYGISVRMVERELQKAQAYCRARLPSPRQER; encoded by the coding sequence ATGGACGTCGGCCTGGCCGCCTTGCGCAAATCGCTGGTCACCCACTATGACCGGCTCAAGCGTCGTCTCGCCGCCCGCCTGGGCAACGACGAGCTGGCCAGCGACGCGCTGCAGGACGTCTACCTGAAGCTGGACGCGGTGGCCGCGCCCGACAGCGTGCGCCAGCCCGAGGCCTATCTGTACCGCATGGCGTTCCATATCGCCGTCGACTACGCGCGCTCGGGCGACGAGCGCCTGACGTCCGCCGAGACCGACGAGATTCTCGGCCTGACGCCGGATTCGGCGCCGGGCCCGGCGCAGATCACGGAGGACCGGCAGACGCTGCAGGTCCTGCTGGCGGCGCTGGAGCGCCTGCCGGTGCGCCAGCGCGACATCCTGCTGGCGCACCGGCTGGATGGAACGCCGCAGAAGGATCTGGCGCTGCGGTATGGCATTTCGGTGCGCATGGTGGAGCGCGAATTGCAGAAGGCGCAGGCGTATTGCCGCGCGCGACTGCCATCCCCGAGACAGGAACGATGA
- a CDS encoding FecR domain-containing protein translates to MATINTTPPDAAVIREAARWLVRLHSGEAGPEDHAAFERWRQGDPEREVAWQRAQRLSQQFNAVPPALGVPLLTRQRRANRRAVLRTVAALGVTLPAAWLGYRLTVSPSGGEAYRTAVGGHQDLTLADGSQVQMNTDTDVDVRFSEHTRMLQLRAGEVYVRTASDPTGTARPFIIETPQGRLRALGTRFVVRRPEGDDATTALTVLEHRVEVTLRGGGAPRIVNAGESLRFTANAFLPARPAGPEAPGWTRGVIEASNMRLDAFLAELSRYRRGVVRCDPAVAGLRVSGVFRLEDTDAVLAILARTLGLRVVERTRYWVTLSSAAA, encoded by the coding sequence GTGGCCACGATCAACACCACGCCCCCTGACGCCGCGGTCATCCGCGAGGCCGCCCGCTGGCTCGTGCGATTGCATTCCGGCGAAGCCGGACCGGAAGACCATGCCGCCTTCGAGCGCTGGCGCCAGGGCGATCCCGAACGCGAGGTCGCCTGGCAGCGCGCGCAGCGCCTGAGCCAGCAATTCAACGCGGTGCCGCCCGCCCTGGGCGTGCCCCTGCTGACGCGGCAACGCCGCGCCAACCGCCGCGCGGTGCTGCGCACGGTGGCGGCGCTGGGCGTGACGCTGCCCGCGGCCTGGCTGGGCTATCGCCTGACGGTCTCGCCCTCCGGCGGCGAGGCCTACCGCACCGCGGTCGGCGGCCACCAGGACCTGACGCTGGCGGACGGCAGCCAGGTGCAGATGAACACCGATACCGACGTCGACGTGCGTTTCTCCGAACACACCCGGATGCTGCAATTGCGCGCCGGCGAAGTCTACGTCCGGACCGCGTCCGATCCCACGGGCACGGCGCGGCCCTTCATCATCGAAACCCCGCAGGGACGCCTGCGCGCCCTCGGCACCCGCTTCGTGGTGCGGCGGCCGGAAGGCGATGACGCGACGACCGCGCTGACGGTGCTGGAACACCGCGTCGAGGTCACCCTGCGCGGCGGCGGCGCCCCCCGCATCGTCAACGCCGGCGAGTCGCTGCGCTTCACCGCGAACGCCTTCCTGCCGGCCCGACCCGCCGGCCCCGAGGCGCCGGGCTGGACGCGCGGCGTCATCGAGGCCAGCAACATGCGGCTGGACGCATTCCTGGCGGAACTCTCGCGCTACCGGCGCGGCGTCGTCCGCTGCGATCCGGCCGTGGCCGGCTTGCGCGTCTCGGGCGTGTTCCGCCTGGAGGACACGGACGCGGTGCTGGCGATCTTGGCCAGGACACTGGGATTGCGCGTGGTCGAGCGCACCCGCTATTGGGTGACGCTGTCGAGCGCGGCCGCGTGA
- a CDS encoding secretin and TonB N-terminal domain-containing protein, with translation MTPSRRARGAWFVTRCFLLAAALGVHGQAARAQGAGDLRFFDIPALPLAEALQRFTASTGHSGLYDSRLTKGRRSSSVVGNYTAESALRLLLRDSGLQARYGSPDTFIIAAEAPAAAPQPAQALAARRRFYGKLQVAMRALLCGDPAVRPGHYRAAISLWFGDAGQVRRVRLLDSTGSPQRDALLAQRLERLRLDEPAPPGVNQPVTFVIRPQAAAAEGDCLAS, from the coding sequence ATGACTCCCTCCCGACGCGCCCGCGGCGCCTGGTTCGTGACTCGCTGCTTCCTGCTCGCCGCCGCCCTGGGCGTGCACGGGCAGGCCGCGCGCGCGCAGGGCGCTGGCGACCTGCGCTTTTTCGACATTCCCGCTTTGCCGTTGGCCGAGGCGCTGCAACGCTTCACGGCCAGCACCGGTCATTCCGGGTTGTATGACAGCCGCCTGACGAAAGGCCGCCGCTCGAGCAGCGTGGTGGGCAACTACACGGCCGAATCGGCCTTGCGGCTGCTGCTGCGGGATTCCGGCCTGCAGGCCCGCTACGGTTCCCCCGACACCTTCATCATCGCCGCCGAGGCCCCGGCCGCCGCGCCGCAACCGGCGCAGGCCCTGGCGGCGCGCAGGCGCTTCTACGGCAAGCTGCAGGTCGCCATGCGCGCCTTGCTGTGCGGCGACCCGGCCGTGCGCCCGGGGCACTATCGCGCGGCGATCAGCCTGTGGTTCGGCGATGCCGGCCAGGTCCGGCGCGTGCGCCTGCTGGATTCGACCGGGTCGCCGCAGCGCGATGCGCTGCTGGCGCAGCGGCTGGAGCGGCTGCGGCTGGACGAACCGGCGCCGCCGGGCGTGAACCAGCCGGTCACGTTCGTCATCCGGCCGCAAGCCGCCGCCGCCGAGGGAGACTGCCTTGCGTCGTGA
- a CDS encoding serine hydrolase domain-containing protein yields the protein MSAPLDAVSPAHDSKARHDGLCRKTASAAGVDPDAVIGFLDDVEQAGLDLHGFMLFRDGAVAAEGWRWPYAAQRPRNLHSVAKSFTASAIGLAVQEGLLRLDAPVIGFFPEFAEEARQPGLEAMTVEHLLTMSVGHESETSGAVWRGIKTSWVREFFKIPLAYAPGERFVYTSAASYMLSAILTRLTGQTMHDYLKPRLFEPLGIAGEAWDVGPDGVNPGGNGLVATTADLLKLGILHLQDGAWQGRQVLPPDWVRAATRAQGPSAGYGYQWWVYDDATYAAIGKFVQMVRVYPEHGAVLAVIGAMKGSSRLVPHMNAHFPAAFGVSSPDAAKDERLAARLAAWQHEEAAAPWKSPFQAAGLPAQPPRRLRFTAADNAQGITGIELDLSAEGCRFTLTDADGRHTIMAGWDRWVEGVTDMPGRDLHHGYHIPDCVVVARAAWLDQRRLHMTWILPETAFRDTVLCEIDGDTLRYTRTVNINSGALGYDTVVARADQPA from the coding sequence ATGTCCGCACCGCTCGACGCCGTCTCTCCCGCCCATGACTCCAAGGCCCGCCACGACGGCCTGTGCCGCAAGACCGCCAGCGCGGCCGGCGTCGATCCCGATGCCGTGATCGGATTCCTCGACGACGTCGAACAGGCCGGCCTGGACCTGCATGGCTTCATGCTGTTCCGCGACGGCGCGGTGGCGGCCGAGGGCTGGCGCTGGCCCTACGCCGCGCAGCGGCCGCGCAATCTGCATTCGGTGGCCAAGAGCTTCACGGCCAGCGCCATCGGCCTGGCGGTGCAGGAAGGATTGCTGCGCCTGGACGCGCCGGTCATCGGCTTCTTCCCTGAATTCGCCGAGGAGGCCCGGCAGCCGGGCCTGGAAGCGATGACCGTCGAGCACCTGCTGACCATGAGCGTCGGCCATGAATCGGAAACCTCGGGCGCGGTCTGGCGCGGCATCAAGACCAGCTGGGTGCGCGAGTTCTTCAAGATCCCGCTGGCGTACGCGCCGGGCGAGCGCTTCGTCTACACCAGCGCCGCCAGCTACATGCTGTCGGCCATCCTGACGCGCCTGACCGGCCAGACCATGCACGACTACCTCAAGCCGCGCCTGTTCGAGCCGCTGGGCATCGCCGGCGAAGCCTGGGACGTGGGGCCGGACGGCGTCAACCCGGGCGGCAACGGCCTGGTGGCGACGACGGCGGACCTGCTCAAGCTGGGCATCCTCCATCTGCAGGACGGCGCCTGGCAGGGCCGCCAGGTGCTGCCGCCGGACTGGGTGCGCGCCGCGACGCGGGCGCAGGGGCCGTCCGCCGGCTATGGCTACCAGTGGTGGGTGTACGACGACGCCACCTATGCCGCCATCGGCAAGTTCGTGCAGATGGTGCGCGTCTATCCCGAACATGGCGCGGTGCTGGCGGTGATCGGCGCGATGAAAGGCAGCTCGCGCCTGGTGCCGCACATGAACGCGCACTTCCCGGCGGCGTTTGGCGTGTCGAGTCCCGACGCCGCCAAGGATGAGCGCCTGGCCGCGCGCCTGGCGGCCTGGCAGCACGAGGAGGCGGCCGCGCCGTGGAAGTCGCCGTTCCAGGCCGCCGGCCTTCCCGCGCAGCCGCCGCGGCGCCTGCGTTTCACGGCCGCCGACAACGCCCAGGGCATCACCGGCATTGAACTGGACCTGTCCGCCGAGGGCTGCCGCTTCACGCTGACGGATGCCGACGGCCGCCACACCATCATGGCCGGCTGGGATCGCTGGGTCGAGGGCGTGACCGACATGCCGGGGCGCGACCTGCACCACGGTTATCACATCCCCGATTGCGTGGTGGTCGCGCGCGCCGCCTGGCTGGACCAGCGCCGCCTGCACATGACGTGGATCCTGCCGGAGACGGCGTTCCGCGACACGGTGCTGTGCGAGATCGACGGCGACACGCTGCGCTATACCCGCACGGTGAACATCAACAGCGGCGCGCTCGGCTACGACACGGTGGTCGCGCGCGCGGATCAACCGGCCTGA
- a CDS encoding sigma-70 family RNA polymerase sigma factor: MSNPLQLFCEDHYDWLCQWWRHRLGHGDEAADLAHDTFLRVLRKPHEVSALRQPRAYLTTIARGLLNDHWRRRSLERAWLEAVAALPPEMEASPDALLEVQQALQQLDQMLANLAPQAREVFVLSQLEGLSYVEIAARTGLSDRTVKRYMAQGFEICLTLMDH, encoded by the coding sequence ATGTCCAATCCCCTCCAGCTATTCTGCGAAGATCACTACGATTGGCTTTGCCAATGGTGGCGGCATCGGCTTGGCCATGGCGATGAGGCGGCCGACCTGGCGCACGACACTTTCCTGCGCGTCCTGCGCAAGCCCCACGAAGTCAGCGCGCTGCGGCAACCGCGCGCCTACCTGACCACCATCGCACGCGGCCTGCTCAACGATCATTGGCGCCGCCGTTCGCTGGAGCGCGCGTGGCTGGAGGCGGTGGCGGCGCTGCCGCCCGAAATGGAAGCCTCGCCCGATGCCTTGCTGGAAGTACAGCAAGCCTTGCAGCAGCTGGACCAGATGCTCGCCAACCTGGCGCCCCAGGCGCGCGAGGTCTTCGTCCTGTCGCAACTGGAAGGGCTTTCCTACGTCGAGATCGCCGCCCGCACCGGGTTGAGCGACCGCACCGTGAAACGCTACATGGCGCAGGGTTTCGAGATCTGCCTCACCCTGATGGACCACTGA